The Desulfobacterales bacterium genomic sequence GAGGACCCCGAATGAACCCCGGCCTTCAGGTCACAATTCAAGTATTCGTTCTGATTCAATTCTGGTGAATAGGACGGCAAAAAGAAAAATTCGATTTCATCTGTATGCGCTTCAACCCATTCTTTGACGGGCTTACTGTGATGCACACGCAGATTATCCAGAATCAAAAAGACTTTCTGGGTAGCATCCTTTACCAGACGTTTCAGAAACTTAATCAATGTTTTGGAATTCATAGCGCTATTATAAATCATAAATCACACCGTGCCCTGATTGGTAATCGAACTGATCATGTTGATTCGTTTCCGTTTAGCAGAAAGCACAATGGCCGGCGTTTTTCATCAAGGCGCATAGCTTCGGCCATTTTGGCTGTCAGATCTCAGGCCGGTTTCGTCTCCCCAGTGAATTTCAGTTTTTTCCTGTTTTGGCTTTAGCGGCGATAGCCGGATAATCATCCGCCAGCCATTTTTTTACCGCGACCGGGTTCGGTTCATAGGCCCGACGTAATGGCTTTTGAGGGGTAAATTCCCAACGTTTCAGGTATTCTCCTACCGTGCGGATTGGCATATTGATCGACCAGAGTTGTTTTACTAATTGTTGAACGGCCCGGCGTGTCCACAGCGCAAAAGGAAGTTTGAGTTGGTCGGGGTTTTTATCGACAAGGGCCTTTTTAAGTTCCTTTTCCTGTTTATTAACCCACTGAAAAAACGCTATATTTTCCATTTTTTGTATGATATTCTCACAGCATGGAATTTAAACGACCATTTTCAAAAGCTGACTGGCTTGCCACGCCAGAACCTGTTCGGAAATATATCGTACAACAGGAGCAGGCGATTGTTAAACTTACATCCAGATTGGAACAGCTGGAAAAGCGGACTGAAAAGCTTGAAGGTCGAGTAAAACAAAATTCTCAAAATTCCAGTAAGCCACCGTCATCTGAGAGCCCGTTTGACAAACCCAAAAAGCAAGACAAAAAGAAAACGAGAAAACGGGGTGGCCAAAAAGGTCATAAGGGCCATCAACAAACTCTTCTTGAGCCCACCGAGGAAGTTCCGCTCTATCCGCATCAATGCATTTGTGGTGGGACACACTTTGACAGCGAGAGTTTAAAACCGTTTTATACACATCAATTCATCGAGTTGCCTGAAATTAAAATGGACGTAACTCATTTTATTCTTCATCAGGGCACATGTTCAAATTGCGGTAAAACGGTCAAAGCCAGTATACCAAAAGAGAATCAAACCGGTTATGGTTCCAGTCTCTGCGCTGCTGTTGGCGAATTAAGTGGCATGCATGGTGCCATGCCGTGAGACGGTTCAAAGTTTTTGTCAATCGGTTTTCGGCTTTCCCATTTCCATCGGTGCGATTCAAAACATTATTGATCGGGTATCATGTGCTATTGAACCGGCCTATGACCGAATTGCCGAAATCGTCAGATCCTCTTTGGTAAATTATGTAGATGAAACGTCTTGGAAAGAAGGCGGGAAACTTCGATGGCTGTGGACCATGGTCAATGAAAACGCGGCCTTTTTCTTGATTCATCCGAACAGATCCAAAGCTGCCTTTGATCAGCTGATCGAAAATTGGAAAAGCATATTAGTCAGTGATGGCTATAATGTTTACCGCAACTGGGTCAATCATCGACAGACTTGTCTGGCTCACTATATTCGAAAGGCCACCGCGCTATCCGAAAGCAAAAACGAATCGATCAGAACGTTTGGTACTAATATAAAGTCCGAGCTCCAACTGCTTTGCAGTTGGGGGGAAAAGCCTCCGAATGAAAAAAAGTGGACCGAATTCATATCCCGTTTTACCCTGCTGTTGATCCTTTATGAAGGTGCTGACGATGAGGCCGGTCAACTGGCCCGCAGTCTTGGTCGTGAGATCGATTCTCTATGGGTTTTTCTTGAAGAAAACGGAGTTGAACCCACTAATAATCGGGCAGAACGTGCGTTGCGCTTTAGTGTGCTCTGGCGAAAACGAAGTAACGGAACCCAGAGCGATAAAGGTAACCGATGGGTCGAACGGATTTTGTCCTTCAAACAAACATGCCGTATAAAGGGGCTGGCACCCTTTCAAATTTTACATGATTCCATCAAATGTTATTTCAAAGAACTGACGCCGAATTTAAACTGGCTCGGATAATTTTCTGCCCCCCC encodes the following:
- a CDS encoding transposase; translated protein: MNSKTLIKFLKRLVKDATQKVFLILDNLRVHHSKPVKEWVEAHTDEIEFFFLPSYSPELNQNEYLNCDLKAGVHSGSSCQNSRAIEKEDDFPFKDAPEKAKKSGEILPPS
- a CDS encoding winged helix-turn-helix domain-containing protein, which encodes MENIAFFQWVNKQEKELKKALVDKNPDQLKLPFALWTRRAVQQLVKQLWSINMPIRTVGEYLKRWEFTPQKPLRRAYEPNPVAVKKWLADDYPAIAAKAKTGKN
- a CDS encoding DUF6444 domain-containing protein: MEFKRPFSKADWLATPEPVRKYIVQQEQAIVKLTSRLEQLEKRTEKLEGRVKQNSQNSSKPPSSESPFDKPKKQDKKKTRKRGGQKGHKGHQQTLLEPTEEVPLYPHQCICGGTHFDSESLKPFYTHQFIELPEIKMDVTHFILHQGTCSNCGKTVKASIPKENQTGYGSSLCAAVGELSGMHGAMP
- a CDS encoding IS66 family transposase, yielding MVPCRETVQSFCQSVFGFPISIGAIQNIIDRVSCAIEPAYDRIAEIVRSSLVNYVDETSWKEGGKLRWLWTMVNENAAFFLIHPNRSKAAFDQLIENWKSILVSDGYNVYRNWVNHRQTCLAHYIRKATALSESKNESIRTFGTNIKSELQLLCSWGEKPPNEKKWTEFISRFTLLLILYEGADDEAGQLARSLGREIDSLWVFLEENGVEPTNNRAERALRFSVLWRKRSNGTQSDKGNRWVERILSFKQTCRIKGLAPFQILHDSIKCYFKELTPNLNWLG